The genomic interval GCCGTTCACGTGGAACGCAGCGACCCGGTCCGTGACGTTGCGGGTGCAGTTCCGGCAGCAGGCCCGCGGGCGCGTCACGACCCTGCCGTCGGCGCAGCCGTACGCGCTCGATGTCCGGGCGCGGAACGTGCCCTGACGCGGGCCGTATTCTCGGGGTATGGATTTCCCCACAACCTGCCCGGCCTGCGCGCATGTGAACCGGGCGGAGTTCGCTGACAGCAGCGTGCATGACCTGCGCTGCGCCCGGTGCGGGGCGCGGTACTGCGTGCTGGTGCGAAAGCAGAAATTCGAGGTTCTGTTCGATCTGGGCACCCGGGCCCTGATGGACGGCTACGCGCGGGAGGCGGTCGCCAGCTTCGCCGCGGCGCTGGAGCGGTTCTTTGAATTCTACGTGCGGGCCTTCGCGCTGGAACAGGCGGCCGGCACGGAGCGGCCCTTCGCGCAGGCCCTTGCGGCGCTGGACGGCACGTGGCGGCACGTGGCGAGCCAGTCGGAACGGCAGGTGGGCATGTTCGCCCTGGCGTACCTGCTGCGTGAGGGGCGGGAACCGGACTTCCTGACGCCCAGGGGCCTGGGCACGGAGTTCCGCAACCGGGTGATTCACCGCGGCGCGCTGCCCACCCGTGCGGAGGTCGATGAATACGCCGCGCGGGTGTTCACGTTGATTGACCGGCTGCTCACGGAGCTGGGAGCGGGGGCCGCACACGCCGAGCTGATGCAGGAGCAGGCGTTCTCGGCGCACATTGCAACGCTCCCCGACGGGGTGACCGTGGTGGTCGAGGAGCACCCGGGCATGTTCCGCGCGCGGCGGTTCGGAACGCTCTCCCCTCTTGCGAAGCCTTCGAAGGCAACCCTGCCGGACGGGGCAGGTGTGAATGACGCGCGGGCGTTTCAGCAGGCGCTGTTTCAGCAGGCGCTGGAGGAACGGGGCGCGCTGTTGCGGACCTTCAAGAGTTCAGGCTCGTAGGAAGCCCTGTTGGCGCGGCGGTGAGCGTGCGTGTGGCGACCGGGTCCCGGGCGTGAAGACTGTTCAGGTAATGCAGGCGGCCTGAACGTGAGCCGTACAGGTAACCCCGCCAGCGCAGCCCTGGGCGCACCGCACGAGGACACGCCTGTGCCGGGCTCAGGGGGTGGCCGTCCCCGGTCGTGGCAGGAGGTGCCGGGTCGAGGCGAAGCGCGGTCTCGTGCGCCGACGGAACTCCGGGCTGTTCACGCCTGAACCGAGGCATCCGCCGGGCATGGCCACTGCGGCACGGCTCTTTCCGGCCTGTGGCCCGGACCTTCAGCGGCGCTCTGGCCGCGTGCCGCGTGCGGGGGTGGCGCGGGCAGAGGCGGTTCCCTACACTGCGTCATGGTTGGAACCAGCACAGGGCAGGGCCAGGTGGACCGGCGGCGGCTGGTGCGCGTGGCGCGCGGTGAGGAACGCGGGGATCTGGTGGTCCGCGGCGCACGTGTGGTTCAGCCGGCCACCCGGGAGATCTTTGAAGCGGACGTGCTGGTGGCCGATGGGCGCGTCGCGGCGCTGGGCAGCGGATTTCAGGCGACGCGGGTGGTGGAGGCGCGTGGAGCGTTCCTGGCGCCAGGTTTCATCGACGGCCACGTGCACATCGAGTCGAGTCTGCTGACGCCGGCGGGTTTCGCGCAGGCCGTGTTGAGGCGCGGCACGACGGGCGTGGTGGCCGAGCCGCATGAACTGGTGAATGTGCTGGGGCCGGGCGGGCTGGAGTGGATGCTCGCGGCGGGGCGCACTTCGGGGTTGCGGGTGTGGGCGTCAGCGCCGTCGTGCGTGCCTGCCAGTGCGTTCGAGACGGGCGGGGCGTGCGTGGGGGCGGCAGAAACCGCCCGGATGCTGCGCGTGCCGGGCGTGCTGGGACTGGCGGAAATGATGAACTATCCGGGCGTGCTGGGCGGCGACGAGGCCGTGTGGGCGGTGCTGGAAGCCGGACGCGCGTCGGGCCTGCGCCTGGACGGTCATGCGTCGGGCGTCACGGGCCGGGACCTGCAGGGGTACGCGGCGGCGGGCCTGCAGTCCGATCATGAGGCGACCACCCCGGAGGAGGCGCGCGAGCGGCTGCGGGCCGGGCTGTGGCTCATGGTGCGCGAGGGGTCCGCGGCGCGGAATCTGGAGGCCCTGCTGCCGGTGCTGCGTGACCGGCCGCGCCGGGCGATGCTGGTCAGCGATGACGTGAGCGTGGATGAACTGCTGGAGCTGGGCCACCTGGACCGCCTGATGCGGGCGTGCGTCACCGGTGGGCTGCACCCGGCCGACGCGGTGGCCCTGGTGACCTGCAATCCGGCCGAGTACTGGGGGTTGCATGAGTTCGGGCTGGTCGCGCCCGGGTACCACGCAGACTTTGTGCTGCTACGCGACCTGCAGGGCTTTGAGGTGCTGGAGACCTTCGTGGGCGGGCGGGAGGCCCGTGCCGGCACGGTCACGCCGCCCCTGGCGGAGGGTGGCGTGGCCCTGGGGGCCGGGTGGAGCGCAGCGACCTTTGACGTGCCGCCCGCGTGGCCGGTCATGCAGGTGCGGCCGGACCAGATCACGACCGGCGTGGGTGCGCCGGGCAGCGGGGACGCGCGGCTGGTGGTGGCCGACCGGTACGGGCGGGGGGAGTGGTCAGCGTGCTGGACGTCCGGGACGGGCCTGGCGCGCGGCACGCTGGGGATCAGCGTGCTGCACGACGCGCACCACGCGGCCTTCCTGGGCGGCAGGGATGAGGACATCCGCGCCGCGGGGCGGGCGCTGGAACACCTGGGGGGCGGCGTGGTGGTGGTCGCTGACGGGGAAGTGCGGGCGCAGCTGCCCCTGCCGTTCGCGGGGCTGATGACGGCCCAGCCGCCGGCGCAGGCCGCCGCGGCGCTGACGCAGGTGACCGCGGCGTGCCAGGCGCTGGGCTGCACGCTGCCTTACCCGGTGACCACGCTGAGTTTCCTG from Deinococcus taeanensis carries:
- a CDS encoding adenine deaminase — its product is MVGTSTGQGQVDRRRLVRVARGEERGDLVVRGARVVQPATREIFEADVLVADGRVAALGSGFQATRVVEARGAFLAPGFIDGHVHIESSLLTPAGFAQAVLRRGTTGVVAEPHELVNVLGPGGLEWMLAAGRTSGLRVWASAPSCVPASAFETGGACVGAAETARMLRVPGVLGLAEMMNYPGVLGGDEAVWAVLEAGRASGLRLDGHASGVTGRDLQGYAAAGLQSDHEATTPEEARERLRAGLWLMVREGSAARNLEALLPVLRDRPRRAMLVSDDVSVDELLELGHLDRLMRACVTGGLHPADAVALVTCNPAEYWGLHEFGLVAPGYHADFVLLRDLQGFEVLETFVGGREARAGTVTPPLAEGGVALGAGWSAATFDVPPAWPVMQVRPDQITTGVGAPGSGDARLVVADRYGRGEWSACWTSGTGLARGTLGISVLHDAHHAAFLGGRDEDIRAAGRALEHLGGGVVVVADGEVRAQLPLPFAGLMTAQPPAQAAAALTQVTAACQALGCTLPYPVTTLSFLGLTVIPALKLTPQGLLDVAAWRRLDRAVTPA